The window CCGCTCGCCGCGCTCGCGCTTCGGGCCCTTTCCACCGCTCTGCCCGCCGCCCTGTCCGGCCGACGCCTCGTCGTCGAGCCTCAGCGACAGGGAGACCCGCTTGCGCGGGATGTCGACGTCCATGACCTTCACCCGCACGATGTCGCCCGGCTTCACGACGTCCCTGGGCTCCTTGACGAACGTGCGCGACATCGCGGACACGTGCACGAGACCGTCCTGGTGCACGCCGATGTCGACGAACGCGCCGAAGGCGGCGACGTTCGTGACGACCCCCTCCAGCACCATTCCCGGGGCCAGGTCGGCGAGCTTCTCGACGCCCTCCTTGAACGTGGCCGTCCTGAACGCGGGCCGCGGGTCGCGCCCGGGCTTCTCCAGCTCCTTCAGGATGTCCGTGACCGTGGGGAGACCGAACTTCTCGTCGACGAAGTCGTCCGGCCGCAGCGAGCGCAGCGTGTCCGTGTTGCCGATCAGCGAGGCGACGTCCCCGCCCGTCCGCTTCACCATCGTCCGCACCACGGGGTACGCCTCGGGGTGCACGCTCGACCCGTCCAGCGGGTCGTCGCCGCCCCGGATCCGGAGGAAGCCGGCGCACTGTTCGTAGGCCTTCGGTCCCAGCCGCGCCACGTCCTTGAGCGCCCGGCGGGAGCGGAACGGGCCGTTCGTGTCGCGGTGCGCCACGATGTTCTCGGCGAGACCGGAACCGATGCCGGACACCCGCGAAAGCAGCGGTGCCGAAGCGGTGTTGACGTCGACGCCCACACCGTTCACGCAGTCCTCGACCACGGCGTCCAGGGAACGCGACAGCTTCACCTCGGACAGGTCGTGCTGGTACTGCCCGACGCCGATCGACTTCGGGTCGATCTTGACCAGCTCGGCCAGCGGGTCCTGCAGCCGGCGGGCGATCGACACCGCACCGCGCAACGACACGTCCATGTCGGGGAGTTCCTGCGAGGCGAACGCCGACGCCGAGTAGACCGAGGCGCCGGCCTCCGACACCATCACCTTGGTGAGCTTCAACTCGGGGTGCTTGTCGCACAGTTCGCCCGCGAGCTTGTCCGTCTCGCGGGACGCCGTGCCGTTCCCGATCGCGATCAGGTCGACCTGGTGCTCCCTCGCGAGGCGCTCCAAGGTGGCGAGTGACTGATCCCACTTGTTCGCCGGCACGTGCGGATGGATGACGTCCGTGGCGACGACCTTGCCGGTCGCGTCCACGACGGCCACCTTCACACCCGTCCGGAAGCCGGGGTCGAGCCCCAGCGTCGCCCGGGTACCGGCCGGCGCGGCGAGCAGCAGGTCACGCAGGTTGGACGCGAAGACCCGTACGGCCTCGTCCTCCGCCTCCGTGCGCAGCCGCAGCCGCATGTCGATCCCGAGGTGCACGAGGATCCGGGTGCGCCAGGCCCAGCGCACGGCGTCGCCGAGCCACTTGTCGCCCGGGCGCCCGCGGTCGGCGACACCGAAACGCCGGGCGATCATGTTCTCGTACGACGAAGGCCCGGGCGTGTCCGACGGCTCCTCCGGTTCGAGGACCAGGTCGAGCACGTCCTCCTTCTCCCCCCGCAGCATGGCGAGGACCCGGTGCGAGGGCAGCGCGGTGAACGGTTCGCTGAAGTCGAAGTAGTCCGCGAACTTCGCACCCGCCTCCTCCTTGCCGTCCCGCACCTTCGCGACCACCCTGCCCCGCGACCACATGCGTTCGCGCAGCTCGCCGGTGAGGTCGGCGTCCTCCGAGAAGTGCTCGGCCAGGATCGAACGGGCGCCCTCCAGGGCCGCTGCGGCGTCGGCCACGCCCTTGTCCGCGTCGACGTACGCCGCCGCCGCGACGAGCGGGTCCACGGACGGGTCGGCCAGCAGGCCGGTCGCCAGGGGCTCCAGACCGGCCTCGCGTGCGATCTGGGCCTTCGTCCTGCGCTTCGGCTTGAACGGCAGGTAGATGTCCTCGAGCCGCGCCTTCGTG is drawn from Streptomyces sp. NBC_00178 and contains these coding sequences:
- a CDS encoding Tex family protein; translation: MTTSIEGRIAEELGVRERQVKAAVDLLDSGSTVPFIARYRKEATEMLDDAQLRTLEERLRYLRELEDRRAAVLDSVREQGRLDEALEARIRAADTKARLEDIYLPFKPKRRTKAQIAREAGLEPLATGLLADPSVDPLVAAAAYVDADKGVADAAAALEGARSILAEHFSEDADLTGELRERMWSRGRVVAKVRDGKEEAGAKFADYFDFSEPFTALPSHRVLAMLRGEKEDVLDLVLEPEEPSDTPGPSSYENMIARRFGVADRGRPGDKWLGDAVRWAWRTRILVHLGIDMRLRLRTEAEDEAVRVFASNLRDLLLAAPAGTRATLGLDPGFRTGVKVAVVDATGKVVATDVIHPHVPANKWDQSLATLERLAREHQVDLIAIGNGTASRETDKLAGELCDKHPELKLTKVMVSEAGASVYSASAFASQELPDMDVSLRGAVSIARRLQDPLAELVKIDPKSIGVGQYQHDLSEVKLSRSLDAVVEDCVNGVGVDVNTASAPLLSRVSGIGSGLAENIVAHRDTNGPFRSRRALKDVARLGPKAYEQCAGFLRIRGGDDPLDGSSVHPEAYPVVRTMVKRTGGDVASLIGNTDTLRSLRPDDFVDEKFGLPTVTDILKELEKPGRDPRPAFRTATFKEGVEKLADLAPGMVLEGVVTNVAAFGAFVDIGVHQDGLVHVSAMSRTFVKEPRDVVKPGDIVRVKVMDVDIPRKRVSLSLRLDDEASAGQGGGQSGGKGPKRERGERTGQGGGERPPRQRQGQGQENRQGGGAQRRDRRGGGGGGAARPAAAPANSAMADALRRAGLTGGSDKGGSGR